From Deinococcus reticulitermitis, the proteins below share one genomic window:
- a CDS encoding ring-cleaving dioxygenase, translating to MPPTLSGLHHVSALTADLSRNHDFYTRVLGLRLVKRTVNQDSPGMSHLFYADALGTPGTETTFFDFPRAAREHRGQGAVSLTTFRVTGEEALTFWAGRLTGLGVPHELTRRDGRPHLPFEDPDGTRLALFDDGGEGPRGGPWAGTDVPAAFQLQGLGYSGSAVGDLTPTRDLLERGLGLREVRTYDLEGHPTHVFALGSGGPHAELHLSVRPDLPRARPGAGGVHHVALRVRDEAELSAWARHLTAEGFSHSGEVDRHWFRSVYVRDPGGLVFELATDRPGLTADEPLETLGQTLSLPPRFEPRRATIEAHLPPLTTQETP from the coding sequence ATGCCCCCCACCCTCTCTGGCCTTCACCACGTCAGCGCGCTGACGGCGGACCTCTCGCGCAATCACGACTTCTACACCCGCGTGCTCGGGCTGCGGCTCGTCAAGCGGACGGTCAACCAGGACTCGCCCGGCATGTCTCACCTGTTCTACGCCGACGCGCTGGGTACGCCCGGCACCGAGACGACCTTTTTCGACTTTCCACGCGCCGCCCGCGAGCACCGGGGCCAGGGCGCGGTGAGCCTCACGACCTTCCGCGTGACCGGCGAGGAGGCGCTGACCTTCTGGGCCGGGCGGCTGACCGGGCTCGGCGTGCCGCACGAACTCACCCGGCGCGACGGACGCCCCCACCTCCCCTTCGAGGACCCCGACGGCACCCGGCTCGCCCTCTTCGACGACGGGGGAGAGGGGCCGCGCGGTGGGCCGTGGGCGGGAACCGACGTGCCGGCGGCCTTCCAGCTCCAGGGCCTGGGCTACAGCGGCTCGGCGGTGGGCGACCTTACCCCCACGCGTGACCTGCTGGAACGGGGGCTGGGGCTGCGCGAGGTGCGGACCTACGATCTGGAGGGACACCCGACCCACGTCTTCGCGCTGGGAAGCGGCGGGCCGCACGCCGAGCTGCACCTGAGCGTGCGCCCCGACCTGCCGCGTGCCCGGCCCGGCGCGGGGGGCGTGCACCACGTCGCCCTGCGGGTGCGCGATGAGGCCGAGCTGAGCGCCTGGGCACGGCACCTCACCGCCGAGGGCTTCAGCCACAGCGGCGAGGTGGACCGCCACTGGTTCCGCTCGGTCTATGTCCGTGACCCGGGCGGGCTGGTGTTCGAGCTCGCCACCGACAGGCCAGGCTTGACCGCCGACGAGCCGCTCGAAACGCTCGGCCAGACCCTCAGCCTGCCGCCCCGCTTTGAGCCGCGCCGCGCGACCATCGAAGCCCATCTTCCGCCTCTCACCACCCAGGAGACCCCATGA
- a CDS encoding MarR family winged helix-turn-helix transcriptional regulator — protein sequence MLTLSPPEQLAWRGFLHAHDALWKALERGLEADGLNLPAYELLTTLEEAGEGGMRMSDLAARLRFSGGGLTRLVDRLEGAGFVQRRRCEADGRGFEVTLTPEGRSRLRRVHARHLREVRALFLSRLTPQEIEVLGQVWKKLPPLAP from the coding sequence ATGCTCACTCTTTCGCCCCCTGAACAGCTCGCCTGGCGCGGGTTTCTGCACGCGCACGACGCGCTGTGGAAAGCGCTGGAGCGCGGGCTGGAAGCCGACGGTCTGAACCTGCCCGCCTACGAACTGCTCACCACGCTGGAAGAGGCGGGGGAGGGGGGGATGCGGATGAGTGACCTTGCGGCCCGGCTGCGCTTCTCGGGCGGGGGCCTCACGCGCCTCGTCGACCGGCTGGAAGGGGCGGGCTTCGTCCAGCGCCGCCGCTGCGAGGCCGACGGGCGCGGTTTCGAGGTCACGCTGACGCCCGAGGGACGCTCCCGGCTGCGGCGCGTCCACGCCCGGCATCTGCGCGAGGTGCGCGCCCTTTTCTTAAGTCGCCTGACCCCGCAGGAAATCGAAGTGCTTGGGCAGGTCTGGAAAAAGCTGCCGCCGCTCGCGCCCTGA
- a CDS encoding GNAT family N-acetyltransferase — translation MPPQKLSLPLQTTRLTLRLPRPEDAEDLLTYSGRADVAQYLLEEPWTPDTIGAKLTERLARVGLDSEARALALVWEYAGQVIGETALWLTEERGEVAEIGWVLHPDFSGRGLATEAVRPVLDAAFDVYGVRRVAARMDARNAASARLCERLGMRREAHLRQDWWSKGEWTDTLIYGMLVSDRAKT, via the coding sequence GTGCCGCCGCAAAAGTTGTCTCTCCCTTTGCAGACGACTCGCCTCACTCTCCGCTTGCCCCGCCCGGAGGACGCTGAGGACCTGCTGACGTACTCTGGCCGCGCTGATGTGGCGCAGTATCTGCTGGAGGAGCCCTGGACGCCGGACACCATCGGGGCAAAGTTGACGGAGCGCCTGGCACGGGTTGGACTGGATTCCGAAGCCCGCGCTCTGGCCCTGGTCTGGGAATATGCCGGTCAGGTCATCGGGGAGACAGCGCTGTGGTTGACCGAAGAGCGCGGCGAAGTTGCGGAAATCGGTTGGGTTCTGCATCCTGACTTTTCGGGAAGAGGTCTGGCGACGGAGGCCGTTCGCCCTGTGCTGGACGCGGCATTCGATGTCTACGGAGTGCGCCGCGTCGCCGCGCGGATGGACGCCCGAAATGCCGCCTCGGCTCGCCTGTGCGAACGTCTGGGAATGCGGCGTGAGGCCCACCTGCGCCAGGACTGGTGGAGTAAGGGAGAATGGACCGACACGCTGATCTACGGGATGCTGGTCTCAGACCGGGCCAAGACGTGA